One segment of Anguilla anguilla isolate fAngAng1 chromosome 1, fAngAng1.pri, whole genome shotgun sequence DNA contains the following:
- the kdf1a gene encoding keratinocyte differentiation factor 1: MPGNSAGSVQKPRPHGGQTGRAAGEGQRRSRAQSRDSSASQESSREPCLEPSRLTDMAQGRKPHPRSANGRDSETLGFIPGSADSAPAVRTCGPCTPPGWGGCRALFCCIVTCGLYGSREPCLSSPNRETSTDDPAPPDPQDCPPNGVAMTTGAVRQEPRPAQPLKLLPSDSFRYGDLRIGGKKVDYAAVGPPRRSRPPGARAGGESQRPVSNTSVTSVYSREELDFLDDLSDSGTDIDSLITKKLLELYKLHQIDQLAKCTSDSSFSRKTNEISDLIYCIAQDYNLEEQEAECRLVHGVIRISTRKSKRSAPRAKEPAPPLSAPLNGRRDGTLPDSGNETMMDTFYSNDTEPEVKVSQQTPSDALARQMRMNSGREYSPSSPTAFSPSPHYTETDSSGTPLLHYIRT, from the exons ATGCCTGGCAACAGTGCAGGGAGTGtgcagaagccccgcccccacggcGGGCAGACGGGCCGGGCGGCGGGTGAGGGGCAGCGTCGCAGCCGGGCACAGTCCCGGGACAGCAGTGCCAGTCAGGAGTCGTCACGGGAACCGTGCCTGGAGCCGTCCCGCCTGACGGACATGGCGCAGGGGCGCAAGCCGCACCCCCGCAGCGCTAACGGGCGGGACTCGGAGACGCTGGGGTTCATTCCGGGGTCGGCAGACTCGGCCCCGGCCGTGCGCACGTGCggcccctgcacccccccggggtggggggggtgtcgcGCGCTCTTCTGCTGCATCGTGACCTGCGGCCTGTACGGGTCCCGCGAACCCTGCCTCTCCTCCCCAAACCGCGAGACCTCCACCGACGACCCTGCCCCGCCCGACCCCCAGGACTGCCCCCCCAACGGCGTGGCCATGACGACGGGCGCCGTGCGGCAGGAGCCCCGGCCGGCGCAGCCGCTCAAGCTGCTCCCCTCCGACAGCTTCCGCTACGGCGACTTGCGCATCGGCGGCAAGAAGGTGGACTACGCGGCCGTGGGACCCCCCCGGCGCAGCCGCCCCCCCGGGgcccgggcggggggggagagccaGCGGCCCGTCAGCAACACCAGCGTCACCAGCGTGTACTCCCGCGAGGAGCTGGACTTCCTGGACGACCTGAGCGACAGCGGCACCGACATCGACTCGCTCATCACCAAGAAGCTGCTGGAGCTGTACAAGCTGCACCAGATCGACCAGCTGGCCAAGTGCACCTCCGACTCGTCCTTCTCGCGCAAGACCAACGAGATCAGCGACCTGATCTACTGCATCGCCCAGGACTACAacctggaggagcaggaggccgAGTGCCGGCTGGTGCACGGGGTGATCCGCATCAGCACCCGCAAGAGCAAGAGGAGCGCCCCCCGGGCCAAggagcccgccccccccctcagcgCACCCCTCAACGGGAGGCGGGACGGAACCCTGCCCGACAGCGGCAACGAAACCATGATGGACACCTTCTATAGCAACGACA cggAGCCCGAGGTGAAGGTGTCCCAGCAGACTCCATCTGACGCCCTGGCCAGGCAGATGAGGATGAACAGTGGGCGTG AGTACTCCCCCAGCTCGCCCACAGCCTTCTCCCCCAGCCCTCACTACACGGAGACGGACTCCTCTGGGACCCCCCTGCTGCACTACATCCGAACATGa